The following coding sequences lie in one uncultured Bacteroides sp. genomic window:
- the recQ gene encoding DNA helicase RecQ, translating to MAEKINLTERLKSYFGFDKFKGNQETIINNVLAGNDTFVLMPTGGGKSLCYQLPSLVMEGTAIVISPLIALMKNQVDAMRNFSEEDGIAHFINSSLNKAAIDQVKSDILSGKTKLLYVAPESLTKDENVEFLKKIKISFYAVDEAHCISEWGHDFRPEYRRIRPIINEIGKAPLIALTATATPKVQHDIQKNLGMIDAEVFKSSFNRPNLYYEVRPKTNSIDKEIIKFIKANSGKSGIIYCLSRKKVEELAEILQANGINARAYHAGMDSSTRTENQDDFLMEKIDVIVATIAFGMGIDKPDVRFVIHYDIPKSLEGYYQETGRAGRDGGEGQCITFYTNKDLQKLEKFMQGKPVAEQEIGKQLLLETAAYAESSICRRKSLLHYFGEDYMEDNCGNCDNCLNPKKQVEAQDSLCAVIEAIMAVKENFKADYIIDVLQGRETSEVQAHLHEDLEVFGSGMGEEDKTWNAVIRQALIAGYLSKDVENYGLLKVTDAGRKFLKHPKSFKITEDNDFEEVEEETPARGGASCAVDPALYSMLKDLRKKLSKKLDVPPYVIFQDPSLEAMATIYPVTLDELQNIPGVGAGKAKRYGQEFCVLIKKHCEENEIDRPEDLRVRTVANKSKLKVSIIQSIDRKVALDDIALSKGIEFSDLLDEIEAIVYSGTKLNIDYFLHEIMDEDHMQDIYDYFKESVTDKIEDAVEELGGDYSEDEIRLVRIKFISEMAN from the coding sequence ATGGCAGAGAAGATTAATTTAACGGAACGACTAAAATCGTACTTTGGATTTGATAAATTCAAGGGAAATCAAGAGACGATTATTAATAATGTATTAGCCGGGAATGATACATTTGTACTTATGCCCACAGGTGGGGGTAAGTCTCTTTGTTATCAGTTGCCTTCTTTAGTAATGGAAGGAACGGCGATCGTTATATCTCCCTTAATTGCCTTGATGAAAAACCAGGTAGATGCGATGCGTAACTTTAGTGAAGAGGATGGAATTGCACATTTCATAAATTCTTCTTTAAATAAAGCTGCCATCGATCAGGTTAAATCTGATATTCTTTCTGGAAAGACAAAGTTGTTGTATGTAGCACCGGAGTCTTTGACGAAAGATGAAAACGTGGAGTTCCTGAAAAAGATTAAAATATCTTTCTATGCTGTTGACGAAGCTCACTGTATTTCAGAATGGGGGCACGACTTCCGTCCTGAATACCGACGAATTCGTCCTATTATTAATGAAATAGGGAAAGCACCTCTTATCGCTTTAACAGCTACGGCTACCCCGAAGGTGCAGCATGATATTCAGAAAAATCTTGGAATGATTGATGCGGAAGTCTTTAAGTCTTCTTTTAATCGTCCCAATCTTTACTATGAGGTACGTCCTAAAACAAATAGTATTGATAAGGAAATTATAAAGTTTATCAAAGCTAATTCCGGGAAGTCTGGAATTATCTACTGTTTAAGCAGGAAGAAAGTGGAAGAACTGGCTGAGATTTTGCAGGCAAACGGGATTAATGCCCGTGCTTATCATGCCGGTATGGATTCGTCAACAAGAACCGAAAATCAGGATGATTTCTTAATGGAAAAAATCGACGTGATAGTAGCTACTATTGCGTTTGGTATGGGAATTGATAAACCCGACGTTCGTTTCGTAATTCATTACGATATCCCCAAAAGTCTGGAAGGCTACTACCAGGAAACTGGTCGTGCAGGACGCGATGGCGGCGAAGGTCAGTGCATTACTTTCTATACCAATAAAGACTTGCAGAAACTGGAAAAATTTATGCAAGGCAAACCTGTGGCAGAACAGGAAATAGGCAAGCAGCTTCTGCTGGAAACCGCTGCGTACGCCGAATCTTCCATATGTCGGAGAAAGTCTTTGTTACATTACTTCGGCGAAGATTATATGGAAGATAATTGTGGTAATTGTGACAATTGTTTAAACCCTAAGAAACAAGTGGAAGCTCAGGATTCATTATGCGCCGTGATAGAAGCTATCATGGCAGTAAAAGAAAACTTTAAAGCAGACTATATTATCGATGTATTGCAAGGAAGGGAAACTTCCGAAGTACAAGCTCATCTGCACGAAGACTTAGAAGTCTTTGGCTCAGGAATGGGTGAAGAAGATAAAACATGGAATGCTGTTATTCGACAGGCTTTGATAGCTGGATACTTAAGTAAAGATGTCGAAAATTATGGATTATTAAAAGTTACGGATGCAGGACGCAAATTCCTGAAACATCCTAAATCGTTTAAAATAACCGAGGATAATGATTTTGAAGAAGTAGAAGAAGAAACTCCTGCAAGGGGAGGCGCTTCATGCGCAGTTGATCCTGCTCTTTATTCAATGCTGAAGGATTTGAGGAAAAAACTCTCCAAGAAGCTAGACGTGCCTCCTTATGTTATTTTTCAGGACCCCTCACTCGAGGCGATGGCAACAATTTATCCGGTGACGCTCGATGAATTGCAGAATATCCCCGGGGTTGGTGCTGGAAAAGCAAAACGTTATGGGCAGGAATTTTGTGTGTTGATAAAAAAACACTGTGAGGAAAATGAGATTGACCGTCCCGAAGATTTACGTGTTCGTACAGTCGCAAACAAGTCGAAACTGAAAGTTTCTATCATTCAAAGCATAGACAGAAAAGTGGCATTAGATGATATTGCACTTTCCAAAGGGATTGAATTCTCCGATTTGCTTGATGAAATTGAAGCGATTGTATATTCGGGGACAAAGTTAAATATCGATTATTTTCTTCACGAAATAATGGATGAAGATCATATGCAGGATATCTATGATTATTTTAAGGAATCTGTTACCGATAAAATTGAAGATGCTGTAGAAGAACTTGGCGGAGATTACTCAGAAGATGAAATTCGTCTGGTAAGAATCAAGTTTATTTCTGAAATGGCAAACTAA